Within the Paenibacillus pabuli genome, the region AATCGATTTTTTCTTAGACCACGCCGGCGCATGTTCATGCGGTAATTCTTCGTCTTCATCGACAGTGACATCCGCGAGATAGTTCTTGTGTGTTACCATCGAGAATAAGAGCCAAGCGATGTAGGCAATGATCAACAGCCCTGCTACAATCAGGCTGAGCGTGTCTGTGTCCTTTTGGGTGATGGAATGGGTATTGAGAAAAACAGCCGGAATGAACAGGGCAATAATGGCCACGATCATCAGGGAGCCGTTTAATCCCGCAAGGGAGACGTTGTAATTTTGGATTTTGAACTTGAGTCCTCCGGCAAAGATACTTAGCCCGAGCACCAGCAGCAGGTTCCCGATAATGGAACCGGTTAGGCTGGCTTTTACCATGTCGAATAATCCCTCTTTGACGAGGAAAATGGCAATGATCAATTCGGCTGCGTTACCGAACGTTGCATTTAAGAATCCGCCAAGCCGCTGTCCGGCATAGTGCGCAACATTTTCCGTGGCTTTCCCTAAAAAACCGGCCACAAAAATAACCGAAATGGCTGAAATCACAAACTGCAGGATCGGATTCCAATGCAGATA harbors:
- the cax gene encoding calcium/proton exchanger, which gives rise to MRNRISSILLIVTFALSAIAHYLHWNPILQFVISAISVIFVAGFLGKATENVAHYAGQRLGGFLNATFGNAAELIIAIFLVKEGLFDMVKASLTGSIIGNLLLVLGLSIFAGGLKFKIQNYNVSLAGLNGSLMIVAIIALFIPAVFLNTHSITQKDTDTLSLIVAGLLIIAYIAWLLFSMVTHKNYLADVTVDEDEELPHEHAPAWSKKKSILYLVIATVMVAFVSEWLVGTLEVFTEEFGLSELFVGAFLVAIIGNAAEHSAAIMLAMKNKIGAAVEIAVGSSLQIALFVAPVLIFVSYFTGRTMDIVFTTIELVAIGVSVFIAKSITQDGSTNWYEGLLLLVVYIILGVSFFLV